A genome region from Alteripontixanthobacter maritimus includes the following:
- a CDS encoding phosphodiester glycosidase family protein, giving the protein MMRLLIVPLALTLVSCGDTPEGKPVMRTEIGSGVAEDIAATGAEPGQVLSDDPALTPGRPSACRTLMFEGARFTHCIADPASHRITTALGPEGGAPYRSLARLAAEREANAPPVAFAVNAGMYDDEGKPIGYFVENGNRRKELSRTEGAGNFHLMPNGVFFGTSGKWQVRTSDDFYRNVGDRPRFGTQSGPMLVIKGKLHPEISQDGPSKAIRNGVGVAKDGKAHFLISNEPVSFGKLARLYRDELKVPDALFLDGNVSSLWDPVSGRLDTGPAIGPLLVVELKE; this is encoded by the coding sequence ATGATGCGGCTGCTCATCGTTCCTCTGGCACTGACGCTGGTGTCCTGCGGAGACACGCCGGAAGGAAAGCCCGTCATGCGCACCGAAATCGGTAGCGGAGTGGCCGAGGATATCGCCGCGACGGGTGCAGAACCGGGGCAAGTCCTATCCGACGATCCCGCGTTGACACCGGGCCGTCCATCCGCCTGCCGCACGCTGATGTTCGAGGGCGCGCGCTTTACTCATTGCATTGCCGACCCTGCCAGCCACCGGATTACCACCGCACTGGGACCTGAAGGCGGCGCTCCATACCGCAGCCTGGCCCGCCTCGCCGCGGAGCGTGAGGCAAACGCCCCGCCGGTCGCCTTCGCCGTAAACGCCGGCATGTATGACGATGAGGGCAAACCCATCGGTTATTTCGTCGAGAACGGTAACCGCCGCAAGGAACTGAGTCGCACCGAAGGAGCGGGCAATTTCCATCTGATGCCCAATGGCGTTTTCTTCGGCACGAGCGGGAAATGGCAGGTGCGCACGAGCGACGACTTCTACCGCAATGTGGGCGACCGACCCCGATTCGGCACACAGAGCGGCCCGATGCTGGTAATCAAGGGCAAGCTGCATCCGGAAATTTCGCAGGACGGGCCGAGCAAGGCCATCCGCAACGGCGTTGGTGTGGCCAAGGACGGCAAGGCGCATTTCCTCATCTCGAACGAACCGGTCAGTTTCGGCAAGCTTGCCCGACTGTACCGCGACGAATTGAAGGTGCCCGACGCGCTGTTCCTCGACGGGAATGTAAGCTCACTTTGGGACCCTGTCTCGGGACGGCTCGACACCGGGCCCGCGATTGGCCCATTACTCGTTGTCGAACTGAAGGAGTAG
- a CDS encoding peptidyl-prolyl cis-trans isomerase, with amino-acid sequence MIQTFRRFFTSKIGIVVSLAFLALIALAFASMDVSSNASFGGLSSGDTVAVVGDNEIKARDLTQAANSGLDQQRQQDPTASMASFVERGAFDDVLMGLIDRNALRSFGERYGLRSGKNLINSEILQIPAFRGADGEFDENAYQQILSQQGVTDAMLRDDLAQGLFARQLLQPAGLGASLPETLIRRIAAFSSERRVGGFAVIPSAAFAPEGKPDAATLRAFYEDNRADFIRPERRTLRYATFNADALGDAINPTDAEIAARYRENASEYAASENRSVTQLIVPTEAAAKSIAQRVRGGTSLAAAAREAGLGTTSIGPADRKTFASQTSAAVTQAIFDTGEGRVAPPARSGLGWHVALVTDVESVAGRTLAQARSEIAGELREEKRRRLLNETAGDLEQRLSDGEALSDVAKDLGIKVQITRPLIATGQIYGSAGEFGPDVIAPALQSAFEMDESEPQLAEVERGETFLLYEVTRIEQSAAAPIKDIEEELTLAWRISEGSKKARAAADRIMKRVAGGQSLAAAVNAEKATLPAPRPVNMTRQQLAAAQPQGVEPQMALLFSMAEGTTKKLAAPRNIGWFVVNLDEIETGTVADDSPLLEQARQQIGTLAAQEYSEQLINAIRSAEGVERNEEAIAEVRASLLGNN; translated from the coding sequence ATGATCCAAACATTCCGCAGATTTTTCACTTCCAAGATCGGGATCGTGGTCTCGCTGGCCTTTCTCGCTCTGATCGCCCTGGCATTTGCCAGTATGGATGTGTCCAGCAATGCAAGCTTTGGCGGGTTGTCGAGCGGGGACACCGTTGCAGTCGTCGGCGATAACGAGATCAAGGCGCGCGACCTTACGCAGGCGGCGAATTCCGGGCTGGACCAGCAACGGCAGCAGGATCCCACCGCATCGATGGCCAGCTTCGTCGAGCGCGGGGCCTTCGATGACGTTCTCATGGGTTTGATCGACCGCAATGCGCTGCGCTCGTTCGGGGAACGTTATGGCCTTCGGTCCGGGAAAAACCTTATCAACAGCGAGATCCTGCAAATTCCGGCGTTCCGGGGTGCGGATGGCGAATTCGACGAAAACGCCTACCAGCAGATACTTTCGCAACAAGGCGTTACCGACGCGATGCTGCGTGACGATCTGGCGCAAGGACTGTTCGCGCGGCAATTGCTCCAGCCTGCCGGTCTGGGCGCCTCCCTGCCTGAAACATTGATCCGGCGCATCGCCGCCTTTTCGTCGGAGCGACGGGTCGGCGGATTCGCTGTCATCCCGAGCGCAGCCTTTGCCCCGGAAGGCAAGCCTGACGCGGCGACCTTACGCGCATTCTACGAAGACAATCGCGCTGATTTCATCCGGCCCGAGCGTCGCACTTTGCGCTATGCCACCTTCAATGCAGACGCGCTGGGGGATGCAATCAATCCGACCGATGCCGAAATTGCTGCACGGTACCGGGAAAACGCCAGCGAATATGCAGCGAGCGAAAATCGGTCCGTCACCCAGCTGATCGTTCCGACGGAAGCTGCCGCCAAATCCATCGCGCAACGTGTGCGGGGCGGTACCTCGCTGGCAGCGGCAGCCCGGGAAGCGGGCCTTGGAACAACATCCATCGGGCCGGCAGACCGCAAGACCTTTGCCTCGCAAACTTCTGCCGCCGTTACGCAGGCTATCTTCGATACAGGCGAAGGCCGCGTGGCGCCGCCCGCGCGAAGCGGCCTTGGCTGGCACGTAGCGCTGGTGACGGATGTCGAATCGGTTGCAGGACGCACTCTGGCGCAAGCTCGCAGCGAGATTGCCGGTGAACTGCGCGAAGAAAAGCGCCGCCGCCTGCTTAATGAAACTGCCGGCGATCTGGAACAGCGGCTTAGCGATGGCGAGGCGCTGTCCGACGTGGCGAAGGATCTGGGCATCAAGGTTCAAATTACCCGCCCGCTGATCGCCACCGGGCAGATCTACGGCTCGGCAGGTGAGTTCGGACCGGACGTCATTGCTCCGGCTTTACAAAGTGCCTTCGAAATGGACGAAAGCGAACCGCAACTGGCCGAAGTCGAGCGCGGTGAAACCTTCCTCCTTTACGAAGTCACTCGCATCGAACAGTCGGCCGCTGCCCCGATCAAGGATATCGAGGAAGAGTTGACGCTGGCATGGCGCATCTCGGAAGGTTCGAAAAAGGCGCGGGCCGCTGCCGACCGTATTATGAAACGTGTTGCGGGCGGCCAGTCGCTCGCCGCGGCCGTCAATGCGGAGAAAGCAACGCTTCCAGCCCCGCGCCCCGTCAATATGACCCGTCAGCAGCTGGCCGCCGCGCAGCCGCAAGGCGTGGAGCCGCAAATGGCGCTGCTGTTCTCGATGGCGGAAGGCACTACCAAAAAATTGGCGGCGCCGCGCAACATAGGCTGGTTCGTGGTCAATCTTGACGAGATCGAAACCGGCACGGTGGCCGACGATTCGCCGCTTCTCGAGCAGGCACGCCAGCAGATCGGAACCCTTGCAGCACAGGAATATTCCGAGCAGCTTATCAATGCCATCCGTTCCGCCGAAGGGGTGGAACGGAACGAAGAGGCTATTGCCGAAGTGCGCGCCTCGTTGCTCGGCAACAATTGA
- a CDS encoding anthranilate synthase component I family protein, whose translation MQPERGDFLLESVEGGEIRGRYSLLGLDPDLLFRSVDGRPAINRQWQHDRDAFEGLDGSALAQLRGLVIACKIDVPDGLPPALACLVGYFAYETIGEVETVTRAKGEGLDLPDMVFVRPTVLLVFDSLSDELHCIAPIWASPVSPEHTVAKAHDRIDETLRQLALGQPTSPGPLASEGETDLTPQPMMKPGEYASMVAQAKDYIVAGDVFQVVLSQRYSAPFTLPPLALYRALRRVNPSPFLYFLDLPGFAVVGSSPEILVRVRNDEVTIRPIAGTRPRGATPEEDRAAEESLLADAKERAEHLMLLDLGRNDVGRVARRGTVEVTDSYTVERYSHVMHIVSNVVGQLDDRYDAVDALFAGFPAGTVSGAPKLRACEIIAELEHDRRGPYAGGVGYFSPDGSVDSCIVLRTGVVKDGRLHVQAGAGIVADSDPVYEERECEAKAGALFAAAREAVRVASEVDYGQ comes from the coding sequence ATGCAGCCCGAACGCGGAGACTTCCTGCTGGAATCCGTCGAAGGCGGCGAAATTCGCGGTCGCTACAGCCTGCTCGGGCTCGATCCGGACCTGCTGTTCCGAAGTGTGGATGGTAGACCCGCGATCAACCGGCAGTGGCAGCATGACCGTGACGCGTTCGAAGGGCTGGACGGTAGCGCGCTGGCGCAGCTTCGCGGCCTCGTCATTGCTTGCAAGATCGACGTACCAGACGGTCTGCCGCCGGCGCTTGCCTGCCTGGTAGGTTACTTCGCCTATGAAACCATCGGTGAGGTGGAGACCGTAACACGCGCTAAAGGCGAAGGGTTGGACCTGCCCGACATGGTATTCGTCCGCCCGACTGTGTTGCTGGTGTTCGATTCTCTGAGCGATGAACTGCACTGTATTGCGCCGATTTGGGCGAGCCCGGTTTCGCCGGAACACACAGTGGCAAAGGCTCACGACCGGATCGACGAAACGCTGCGGCAGCTTGCTCTGGGCCAACCCACCTCACCCGGCCCCCTTGCGAGCGAAGGCGAAACGGATTTGACGCCGCAGCCCATGATGAAACCGGGCGAATATGCGTCCATGGTTGCGCAGGCGAAGGACTATATCGTGGCAGGGGACGTTTTTCAGGTGGTGCTTTCGCAGCGCTATTCCGCACCGTTCACCTTGCCACCGCTGGCGCTCTACCGCGCGCTGCGGCGGGTCAATCCATCGCCGTTCCTCTATTTTCTCGACTTGCCCGGATTTGCCGTAGTCGGTTCGAGCCCCGAAATCCTTGTCCGCGTGCGGAACGACGAGGTCACCATCCGTCCGATTGCAGGTACGCGGCCGCGAGGAGCCACGCCGGAGGAGGACCGCGCGGCGGAGGAAAGCCTGCTCGCCGATGCCAAGGAACGCGCCGAGCATTTAATGCTGCTCGACCTCGGTCGCAACGATGTTGGCCGGGTTGCCAGGCGCGGCACGGTCGAAGTTACGGACAGCTACACCGTGGAACGCTATAGCCATGTCATGCACATCGTCAGCAACGTGGTAGGACAACTGGACGACCGGTACGATGCCGTCGACGCCTTGTTTGCAGGCTTTCCGGCAGGCACTGTCAGCGGCGCGCCAAAGCTGCGCGCATGCGAGATCATTGCCGAACTCGAACATGACCGCCGCGGGCCATATGCAGGCGGTGTGGGGTATTTCTCGCCGGATGGCTCTGTGGACAGCTGCATCGTATTGCGAACGGGTGTAGTGAAGGACGGACGGCTCCACGTGCAGGCAGGTGCCGGCATTGTTGCAGATAGCGACCCTGTTTACGAAGAACGCGAATGCGAAGCCAAGGCCGGGGCCTTATTTGCCGCCGCGCGCGAAGCCGTGCGGGTCGCAAGCGAAGTGGATTACGGTCAATGA